Proteins from a genomic interval of Salinarchaeum sp. Harcht-Bsk1:
- a CDS encoding winged helix-turn-helix domain-containing protein — MEQALWYLFVGTRGGSTRVAIVRAIDERPRNANRLAEAIEMDYNTVRHHLEKLEEHDVVEQGQEGYGALYFLTDRFDAHREEFHEIVRDEVGE, encoded by the coding sequence ATGGAGCAGGCGCTGTGGTACCTGTTCGTCGGCACCCGCGGGGGCTCGACGCGCGTGGCGATCGTCCGCGCGATCGACGAACGGCCACGCAACGCCAATCGGCTCGCGGAGGCGATCGAGATGGACTACAACACCGTCAGGCACCACCTCGAGAAGCTCGAGGAGCACGACGTCGTCGAGCAGGGGCAGGAGGGCTACGGCGCGCTCTACTTCCTGACCGATCGCTTCGATGCCCACCGCGAGGAGTTCCACGAGATCGTCCGAGACGAGGTGGGTGAGTAA